Proteins encoded together in one Halorubellus sp. JP-L1 window:
- a CDS encoding potassium channel family protein encodes MTGSVEYEPVSVKAVLAEMKDTAELMIDLSYSAVLFGSPAVAEEVLALEDRMDVLQMRARMSLLMAARSPEDAEALAPVLGVVGATEKISDAAGDIAKVVLEEIGLPDALRSVLPEAIETVARADLTTESPYAGRDLADVNLETETGVRVIAIRRGGGRAGEDDAPNRDDAPNRDDAAGLARGEWLLNPDRDTVLRAGDVLVLRGLEESVASVSEAASGEPYEPPAEAESEIADLERAVDAIVLMKNVSEVAVDLAYGAVLYDSEALAEEVAELEAEVDALESRFEAWTLRAAARVDDPVSLRGLVHLAGSTEVISDAALEIAEGVLRGLGTHPVVAEAVFESDEVVVRVTVASGSALDGASLGEREVSTNTGMRVVAVRHADAEGDAWEVSPGPETTLAAGDVFVAKGTRSGSERIAALAGDDSLDVANTD; translated from the coding sequence ATGACGGGGAGCGTCGAGTACGAGCCGGTGAGCGTGAAGGCGGTGCTCGCGGAGATGAAGGACACCGCCGAGCTCATGATCGACCTGTCGTACTCGGCGGTCCTGTTCGGGAGTCCGGCGGTCGCGGAGGAGGTGCTGGCGCTCGAGGACCGCATGGACGTCCTCCAGATGCGGGCGCGGATGAGTCTCCTGATGGCGGCGCGCAGCCCGGAGGACGCGGAGGCGCTCGCGCCCGTCCTGGGCGTGGTCGGGGCGACGGAGAAGATCAGCGACGCGGCGGGCGACATCGCGAAGGTCGTCCTCGAGGAGATCGGGCTTCCGGACGCGCTGCGGTCGGTGCTCCCGGAGGCGATCGAGACGGTGGCGCGAGCGGACCTGACTACCGAGTCGCCGTACGCGGGCCGGGATCTCGCGGACGTGAACCTGGAGACGGAGACTGGCGTGCGCGTCATCGCCATCCGACGAGGCGGCGGTCGCGCAGGCGAGGACGACGCGCCGAATCGCGACGACGCGCCGAATCGAGACGACGCGGCCGGACTGGCGCGCGGGGAGTGGCTCCTGAACCCGGACCGCGACACGGTCCTGCGCGCGGGCGACGTGCTCGTGCTCCGGGGCCTCGAGGAGAGCGTGGCGTCGGTGTCGGAGGCGGCGTCGGGCGAGCCCTACGAGCCGCCGGCGGAGGCGGAGTCCGAGATCGCGGACCTGGAGCGGGCGGTGGACGCGATCGTCCTGATGAAGAACGTGAGCGAGGTCGCGGTCGACCTCGCGTACGGCGCGGTCCTGTACGATAGCGAGGCGCTCGCGGAGGAGGTCGCGGAACTTGAGGCGGAGGTGGACGCGCTGGAGTCGCGGTTCGAGGCGTGGACGCTCCGCGCGGCGGCGCGCGTCGACGATCCGGTGTCGCTCCGCGGGCTCGTGCATCTCGCGGGGTCGACGGAGGTCATCAGCGACGCGGCGCTCGAGATCGCGGAGGGCGTGCTCCGCGGCCTCGGGACGCATCCGGTCGTCGCGGAGGCGGTGTTCGAGAGCGACGAGGTCGTGGTGCGCGTGACCGTCGCCTCGGGGAGTGCGCTTGACGGGGCGTCGCTCGGCGAGCGGGAGGTGTCGACGAATACGGGGATGCGCGTCGTCGCCGTCCGGCACGCGGACGCGGAGGGCGACGCGTGGGAGGTGTCGCCGGGGCCGGAGACGACGCTGGCGGCCGGGGACGTGTTCGTCGCGAAGGGCACGCGGAGCGGGTCGGAGCGGATCGCGGCGCTCGCAGGAGACGATTCACTCGACGTGGCAAATACCGACTGA